One window from the genome of Plasmodium relictum strain SGS1 genome assembly, chromosome: 12 encodes:
- the U2AF2 gene encoding splicing factor U2AF large subunit, putative yields MNEKSYVNDNFKNNEKNNLLKEKISKAFNIKNLTRKENTSFYKTNIKNIDDTTELDNDCNKDKDFNNEENEYESKYDLTNSNSSTNSTTALKRMNDHSNKYEKSSEENTFYKENDKHIDEKDINRKNEKKNREEIMSNKRRDDKYDKKNENNENKSNELNIETNKVIEEEKNKEKSEEVVNNEINEKKNRNKSKEKIKSNENHSSSIEQYKSKSKEKSRNRSKDRYRSKKRHRDFSSSSNELYSSKRKKSINRSKERSRNRSKNRSKEKYRNRSKEKSRNRSRNRYRSKEKSKNVSSSGSLSSEERHYYKIKKKIKKKNLRSSSDRNSNKSSSVHEKNERSISTEMTKSKDAKPKKKTKWDTVDESLLKNNLLDNGMNLLQKQNLALTSTLAQNSKVPQLNRNPYEMENDKRQRKLYIGNIPPNCKQEDVIDFFNGAILAVIKDTSLDVKIGDIQLMPVIKCEIFNIDSRFCFLEFRTIEITWLCLKLDSISFNNYCLRIGRPHDYVPPPEGDPALTAVFPDIDMKIFDMLKPTKNVYVKSTDDDNKLYIQNLPHDLKDDQIKDLLEQFGKLKAFNIIKDLNTGLNKGYGFFEYEDSSCTQVAIHALNGFVCGQNILNVKKATFNKNQNNPYSQNPNNISIANNVEVPVSLLPNSISQKILSNSIIGLQIQASRKIGEKPSRVIQLTNAVFQEDLIIDSQYEEILREIKEEAEKYGPLQNIVIPKPNKDLSFTEGVGKIFLHYQDETTARKAQYMFNGRVFEKRVVCAAFYSEEKFLKGKYVLS; encoded by the coding sequence atgaatgAGAAAAGTTATgtaaatgataattttaaaaataatgaaaaaaataatttattaaaagaaaaaattagtaaagcatttaatataaaaaatttaacaagaaaagaaaataccagtttttataaaactaatataaaaaatattgacgATACTACTGAATTAGATAATGATTGCAATAAAGATAAAGACtttaataatgaagaaaatgaatatgAATCAAAATATGACTTAACTAACTCTAATTCAAGTACTAATTCTACTACTGCTTTAAAAAGAATGAATGATCattcaaataaatatgaaaaatctTCCGAAGAAAATACCTTTTATAAGGAAAATGATAAGCACATTgatgaaaaagatataaacagaaaaaatgaaaaaaaaaacagagaGGAAATAATGAGTAACAAAAGAAGAGAtgataaatatgataaaaaaaacgaaaataatgaaaacaaaagtaatgaattaaatatagaaaCAAATAAAGTaatagaagaagaaaaaaataaagaaaaaagtgaGGAGGTGGTAAACaatgaaattaatgaaaaaaaaaatagaaataaaagtaaagaaAAGATAAAATCTAACGAGAATCATAGTTCTAGTATAGAAcaatataaaagtaaaagtaAAGAAAAAAGCAGAAATAGAAGTAAAGATAGATATAGAAGTAAAAAAAGGCACAGAGATTTCTCCTCTAGTAGTAATGAATTATATTcttcaaaaagaaaaaaaagtataaatcgAAGTAAAGAAAGAAGTAGAAATAGAAGTAAAAATAGGAGTAAAGAGAAATACAGAAATAGAAGCAAAGAAAAAAGTAGAAATAGAAGCAGAAATAGATATAGAAGTAAAGAAAAGAGTAAAAATGTAAGTAGTAGTGGCAGTTTAAGTAGTGAAGAAAGACAttattacaaaataaaaaaaaaaattaaaaaaaaaaatttacgaAGTAGTAGTGATAGAAACTCGAATAAAAGTTCAAGTGtacatgaaaaaaatgaaagatcTATTTCAACTGAAATGACAAAAAGTAAAGACGCGAaacccaaaaaaaaaacgaaaTGGGATACAGTAGATGAAAGtttactaaaaaataatttattagatAATGGAATGAATTTGCTTCAAAAGCAAAATTTAGCATTAACAAGTACTTTAGCACAAAATAGTAAAGTTCCTCAATTAAATAGAAATCCATATGAAATGGAAAATGATAAGAGACAAAGGAAATTATATATAGGTAATATACCACCAAATTGCAAACAAGAAGATGTTATAGATTTTTTTAATGGGGCAATATTGGCAGTTATAAAAGATACAAGCTTAGATGTAAAAATTGGGGATATTCAATTAATGCCAGTAATAAAATgtgaaatatttaatattgaTTCAAGATTTTGCTTTTTAGAATTTAGAACAATAGAAATTACATGGTTATGCTTAAAGTTAGATtccatttcttttaataattattgttTAAGAATTGGTAGACCTCATGATTATGTACCACCACCAGAGGGAGATCCTGCACTGACTGCTGTGTTTCCAGATATtgatatgaaaatatttgaTATGTTAAAGCCAACTAAAAATGTATATGTAAAAAGTACTGATGATGAtaacaaattatatatacagAATTTACCACATGATTTAAAAGATGATCAAATAAAAGATTTATTAGAACAATTCGGAAAATTAAAAGCATTTAACATTATAAAAGATCTAAACACAGGATTAAATAAAGGATATGGATTTTTTGAATATGAAGATAGTAGCTGCACTCAAGTTGCTATTCATGCTTTAAATGGTTTTGTATGTGGGCAAAATATTCTTAATGTGAAAAAAGctacttttaataaaaatcaaaataatcCATATTCACAAAATCCAAATAACATAAGTATAGCCAACAATGTAGAAGTACCTGTATCTCTTTTGCCTAATTCTATTTCTCAAAAAATTTTGAGTAATTCTATTATAGGCCTACAAATTCAAGCATCTAGAAAAATTGGGGAAAAACCATCTAGAGTTATTCAATTAACTAATGCTGTTTTCCAAGAAGATTTAATTATTGATAGTCAATATGAGGAAATTTTAAGAGAGATTAAGGAAGAAGCTGAAAAATATGGACCATTACAAAATATTGTAATTCCGAAACCAAATAAAGATTTGTCATTTACTGAAGGAGTAGGAAagatttttcttcattatcaaGATGAAACTACAGCAAGAAAAGCTCAGTACATGTTCAATGGAAGAGTTTTTGAAAAAAGAGTAGTATGTGCTGCTTTTTATTCAGAAGAAAAATTCTTGAAAGGAAAGTATGTCTTATCatag
- the eIF4A gene encoding eukaryotic initiation factor 4a, putative → MSTKEEKFNNENDIDGNTEEIVDTFDALGLNEKLLRGIYSYGFEKPSAIQQRGIKPILNGYDTIGQAQSGTGKTATFVISSLQLINYDYVACQALILAPTRELAQQIQKVVLALGDYLKVKCHACVGGTVVREDIDKLKQGVHMVVGTPGRVYDMIDKRHLGVDRLKLFILDEADEMLSRGFKAQIYEVFKKLVPDIQVALFSATMPQEILELTTRFMRDPKTILVKKDELTLEGIRQFYVAVEKEEWKLDTLCDLYETLTITQSIIYCNTRKKVDILTQEMHNRLFTVSCMHGDMDQKDRDLIMREFRSGSTRVLVTTDLLARGIDVQQVSLVINYDLPCSPDTYIHRIGRSGRFGRKGVAINFVTNDDKEKDKLKKIESYYSTQIEEMPLEVADYL, encoded by the exons ATGAGTACTAAAGaggaaaaatttaataatgaaaatgacaTTGATGGAAATACAGAAGAAATTGTAGATACATTTGATGCATTAGGTTTAAATGAAAAGCTTTTAAGAGGTATTTATTCATATGGTTTTGAAAAACCATCAGCTATTCAACAAAGAGGTATTAAGCCAATTTTGAATGGATACGATACCATTGGTCAAGCTCAATCAGGAACAGGAAAAACAGCAACTTTtgttatttcttctttacaATTAATTAATTATGATTATGTTGCTTGCCAAGCATTAATCCTAGCTCCAACTCGTGAACTAGCTCAACAAATACAAAaa gttGTATTGGCTTTGGGAGATTACTTAAAAGTAAAATGTCACGCTTGTGTTGGAGGAACTGTTGTAAGAGAAGAtatagataaattaaaacaaGGAGTGCATATGGTTGTTGGTACTCCAGGTAGAGTTTATGATATGATTGATAAAAGGCATTTGGGTGTAGATagattaaaattatttatattagatGAAGCTGATGAAATGCTATCAAGAGGATTTAAAGCACAAATTTATGaagtttttaaaaagttaGTTCCTGATATTCAAGTTGCTTTATTTTCTGCTACTATGCCTCAAGAAATTTTAGAATTAACGACCAGATTTATGAGAGATCCTAAAACTATATTAGTTAAAAAAGATGAGTTAACACTTGAAGGTATTAGGCAATTTTATGTTGCtgtagaaaaagaagaatggAAATTAGATACTTTATGTGATTTATATGAAACATTAACCATTACTCAATCAATTATTTATTGCAACACAAGAAAAAAAGTTGATATTTTAACACAAGAAATGCACAATCGTCTCTTCACTGTTTCTTGTATGCATGGAGATATGGATCAAAAAGACAGAGATTTAATTATGAGAGAATTTAGATCAGGATCAACAAGAGTTTTAGTAACAACTGATTTATTAGCAAGGGGTATTGATGTACAACAAGTTTCTCTAGTCATTAATTATGATTTACCTTGCTCACCAGATACATATATCCATag aattggTCGTTCTGGAAGATTCGGACGTAAAGGAGTTGCAATAAATTTTGTTACAAATGacgataaagaaaaagacaaattaaaaaaaattgaatcaTACTATAGTACACAAATAGAAGAAATGCCTTTAgaa gttGCTGattatttgtaa